The window GTCGATGAAGACTTCCTGCGCGCCCTCGAATACGGCATGCCGCCTACTGCGGGCGAAGGGATCGGCATCGATCGGCTGGTCATGCTCTTCACCAATCAGTCCTCTATCCGGGATGTCGTCCTTTTCCCGCAGCTGAGGCCTGAAAAGTAGACATGGCGCTGCCCTACGAAATCTTCATCGGATTGCGGTACCTGCGCGCGAAGCGACGCAACCGCACCATCTCCTTCAATACGATCGTCTCGATCGCCGGGATTACGCTCGGCGTCGCCGCCTTGATCGGCACGGTCGGGATCATGACCGGGTTCAAGGAGGATGTGCAGGCCAAGATTCTCGGCACCACTGCGCACATCCTGGTGAACGACCGCATGAAGGAATCGATGGTCGACTACGAGGAACAGGTGAAGAAGGTGGCAGCCGTCCCGGACGTCGTCGCCGCCACCCCGTTCATTTTCCGCCAGGTCCTGCTCACTTCTCCGTCCGGCGTCCAGGGCATTATTCTTCGCGGGATCGACCCTGCACGCGAAGGCACGGTCACCGAGTTGGCCCACAACCTCGTCAACAGCAACCTCGACGACCTCGCGCGTCAGAATAAAGTCGTCATTCCCGAAAAAGAACGGGAACCGAACGGTCCCGACACAGCCATGCGGCCGGGAATCATTCTGGGGAAAGAACTCTCAATGCGACTCGGCGCCTTCCCCGGCGACACCCTGAATGTGGTCTCCCCCGTCGGCCCGGTCACGGGCGCCAGCATGACGCCGAAAATCCGGCAATTCGTCGTCGTCGGCATCTTTCAGTCCGGCATGTACGAATACGATTCCTCCCTCGCCTACATCGAACTGGGAGAGGCGCAGAAGTTTTTCA is drawn from Nitrospira sp. ND1 and contains these coding sequences:
- a CDS encoding FtsX-like permease family protein; its protein translation is MALPYEIFIGLRYLRAKRRNRTISFNTIVSIAGITLGVAALIGTVGIMTGFKEDVQAKILGTTAHILVNDRMKESMVDYEEQVKKVAAVPDVVAATPFIFRQVLLTSPSGVQGIILRGIDPAREGTVTELAHNLVNSNLDDLARQNKVVIPEKEREPNGPDTAMRPGIILGKELSMRLGAFPGDTLNVVSPVGPVTGASMTPKIRQFVVVGIFQSGMYEYDSSLAYIELGEAQKFFNMGASVTGIEVKVTDVFRAADIARAIEHHLGFAFWARDWMQMNRNLFSALKLEKTMMFLLLVLITIVASFNIVSTLTMIVTEKQREIAILKAMGATRKGIMRIFMLNGLIIGCSGAAIGVPLGYTFLWLIQTFWTFDPTVYYISRIPVHVLGSDVLLVAGSAILISFVATLYPSLQAAKLDPAAALRYE